Below is a window of Acidobacteriota bacterium DNA.
CTTGCCAATTTCAATCGTGCCGCGCGACTTCTCTTCAAAGGCCGCAAAGGCCGCCCAGAGCGTGAACATTTTCAACGCCTGTTCGCGTGTGACTTTTTCTTCGGGATGCCAGCCTGCGCCCGAAAAGCCCTTGGCGTCCTTGCGCGCGACCGCCGCATAAAACTCGATCATGGGTTCGCCGCGTTCAACCGGCGCATCCGAACCGCCCGCGATGACGTTGCCCTGTTTCAGAAACGTCTGCCAGGCATACGCGCCCTTCAACCGTTCCATCCCCAGCCGCGCCGGCGCGAAGTGCAAATCGCCGATGGCGTGCGAGGGTTGCATCGAAGGGATGATTTTCAGTTTGGCAAAGCGTGGGATGTCATCGGGATGCACGATCTGGGCGTGTTCGATGCGCCAGCGCGGATCGTCGCGCGTGGTGCGTTCGATGGGCGCGACCTCGTTGAAGGCGCGTTCGTACCAATCCAGGATCGTGCGATTGGCGCGGTCGCCGATGGCGTGGACTTCGACTTGAATGCCTTTCTTCAACGCCTCGCGCAACAGCGGCATGACCTGCTCTTCTTTCTGCGTTAGGAAGCCGTTGGTGTCGTGATCGGCGTAATTTTCGAGCAGCGCCGCGCCTTTGGAACCGAGCGCGCCGTCAATGCTGATCTTGATCGTGCGCACTGTCAGCCGTTGGTCGTAGAGGCCAAGCTGCGGCCCTTCTTTCAACAAGCGCTGCGCATCGGCGCTCGGCCCGCGAATGGCTTCATACAGGCGAATCTTCAACTTCCCTTCCCCGTACAGCCGCTTGGCCATTTCGACTTGATCGTAGCCGACACCCGCGTCGTGCACCTGCGTCCAACCGAGCGCGAGGCTGCGCTGATCGGCCAGGATGAGCGCGCGTTCGTTATCTTCTTTGGTTGGGCCGGGAATCAGGCGTTGCACCAAACCCTGCGCGCGGTCGAGCAGCATGCCGTTGGGTTCGCCGGTTTGCTTGTCCTTCATGATTTCGCCGCCAAACGGGCTGGCCGTCGTTTTATCAATGTTCGCAAGTTTGAGCGCCGCGCTATTGACGACGGAACCGTGTCCATCAGCGCGCGTCAAAACGACCGGATTGTTTGGCGCGATCTTGTCGAGGTCTTGGCGCGTCGGAAACGCTTGCGGTTGCCAGAACGTCTCGATCCAGCCGCGCCCCGTCACCCATTCGCCGGGCTTGGCCTTGTCCACGCGCGCTTTCACTTTGGCGAGGAAATCGGCCAGGCTGGTCGTGCCTTCCAGATTCAAATTCATTTCGCGGAAACCGACGCCGCTGAAATGATAGTGCGCGTCGGCGAAGCCCGGATAGACGGCCTTGCCCTTCAAATCAACCACGCGAGTCGTCTTGGCCTCGAACTTTTTCACGTCGGCGGTCGAGCCGATAAAGACGATGTGGCCGTAGCGTATGGCGACGGCTTCGGCCTTGGGTTGCGCGTCGTTGACGGTGTAAACGACGCCGTTTTTCAGGACGAGTTCAGCGGGTTCGGGTTTTTCAGGTTGTTGCGCCGTGCCGTGCGTGAAGGCGGCAAACGCCGTCAGCGTGATGAGCAGAAACAGGGCCGTGATTCTCATTGCGATTCTCCGGTGGAAGTGGTTGTTGAGTGTTGACGTGGCCGTGATTGTAGCCGGTTGGTGTGACAATCCAAAATTCGCCGTCACAGATTGGGGCACATTTGGTAGGCCTATGCGAAATTCACGGTTTGTGGCTTCAACGGGTTTAGCGCCAGCGGTGCGGCATGTTTATAGGTTTGATGCGCCAACATTTCTAAGCTCCAGAGGAGCGACATCTGACACATTTCGCTCCTCTGGAGCTTTGGGAAATCACTGCACGGATACTATAAACATTAGGCTCCTACGGAGCCGGGATTGCCGCTGCTGAAAGCGGTCTTGTGCGGCTTTTCAAGCCAGCATTTTCGCCCTCAGCATTCCGAAATCGAGCGGCTTGGTAAAGTAATCGTCGCAGCCATACGCCACCGCGCGTTGCTGGTATTCGGCGCTGCCATACGCCGTAATCATAAACACGCGCAGGTGTTGGTGTTTCGCTTTGATCGCTTTCAGCAAGTCCAGCCCGTTCATGCCCGGCATATTGATGTCTGACAGAATGAGCGAAACATCGCCCACCACTTGTTCCAACAAAGCGAGCGCCTCTTCCGCCGACAGCGCAAAGTAAAACGCAATCTGCCCCGCGCGCACTTCGCGGCGAAAGCGTTGCTCGAATAACAAGCGCACGTCAGCTTCGTCGTCTACGACCATGACTTTCATTGTGCGTTCCTCCCGTTGCGCGGCAGGCGCACGATGAATTCGGTGAACTCGCCCGGCTCGGTTTCCACTTCCAATTGTCCGTTGTGTTGCTGCACCACGATGTCGTGGCTGATCGAAAGACCCAAGCCCGTTCCCTGCCCGGTCGGTTTCGTGGTGAAAAACGGATTGAAAATCTTCTCGCGCACTTCGGGCGGAATGCCCATCCCGTTGTCGCGGATGCGAATTTCCACCGCATCGCCGAGATTCACCGTACTCACGCGCAGTTTCGGCACAAAGCCTGCGCCGTTCTTTTTCGCTTTGTCGTTCACGGCATAACAGGCGTTGTTCAGCAGGTTGAGAAACACTCGGCTCAGGTCTTGCGGGATGGCTTCGACCGTTCCGGCATCGCTCGCCAGGGCGCGTTCGATGGTGACGTTGAAGGACGAATCCTGCGCGCGCATGCCGTGATAGGTCAGGTTCACGTATTCATCCAGCATCGCGTTGATGTCGGTCGCCTGGCGCTCGCCCGCCTGTCCGCGCGAATGCAGCAGCATGCTGCGCACAATGCCGTCGGCGCGTTTGCCGTGTTCGTTGATCTTTTTGGCATTACCGGTCAGATCGTCGAGCAGGTCTTCGATGTTTTCGAAATCTTTCTCAGGAATCGCGGCTTTGTGTTTGTTGATGTCTTCGCGCAATTCGTCCATCAGTTCCACCGACAGGTCGGCGAAGTTGTTGACGAAGTTCAGCGGATTCTTGATCTCGTGCGCGATGCCTGCGGTTAAGGCTCCGAGCGAAGCCAGTTTTTCCTGCACCACTAACTGGTCTTGTGTCGCCTTGAGATGGTGATAAGCATCGGCGTTGTCGAGCGCAATCGAAGTATAAGCCGCGAGGTTTTCGAGCAGATCGAGGTGGTAATTGGTGTAAGCGTTCGGCTTGAAACTTTGCACCGTGATGACGCCCAGCACGCGATCTTTCATCATCAGCGGCAGGTACATCATCGAAGCGGGCGCAGTCGAAATCCCGCCGCCTTCCAGATTCCGGCGCGGCTCTTCGTAATGCGTAAGGTATTTGGAATACTCCGTCGCTACGTCGTTGATGAACACGGGCTGACGATGCTCAAGGCACCAGACGGGAAACTGGTTGCGGTCGTGCGTATCGCGGGTATAAGGCGCGTAACGTTTCCCGCTTTCCATCGCCAGCCGGTAATCAATCTCGTGGCGTTCGGGATGGTAAAGGCCGACGCCGAAGATGGTCGCGTCTACCAACTGATTTACGTGTTCATAGAGCCGCAGGAAGATCGTGTCCAGATCGAGCGAAGAGGTCAGGTCTTTGCCGATTTCGCTGAGCAGTTCGACGTTCTTGTTGCGTTCGTTTTCGGCTTGCAGCGTTTTGGCTTGTGCCGCAGCGGTTTCGGCGCGCAACTGGGCTTCGCGCAACGCGGATTTCTCACGTTCACGCGCCACGACGCGACGACGGATCAACCGTGTAACCGCATATCCCAAACCCGCCAGCGCCAACGCATAAGCGCAATACGCCCACCAGGTGCGATACCAGGGCGGCAGAATCGTCAGGCGGTATTCGGCTTCGGTGCCTGCCTGCCCCAGCGCATTCAGCGCCTTGACGCGAAAGCGATAGCTGCCCGGCGGCAGGTTCGTGTAATCGCGCCGCGTTTCCAACGTCCAGGCTGACCAGTCGCGGTCAAAGCCTTCGAGCATGGTTTGAAATTGATTGCGCGTCGGGTCTTCCAGACTCGCCGCCGCATACTCAAAGCGCAAGGAGTTCTCGCCATACGCAACCGGCGACACACCCTGCGCCGCCGCGTTGCCGCCACCACCGGCATACAGCAATGTCTTGGCTTGTTCGCCTGCTGTCACGCGCCGCACCAGCACCGGAAAGCCTTCGTTGCTGTTCCGAACCTGTGCCGGATCGTAGCGGTAGACGCGATCCTGCCCCCCCAGCCACAACACGCCGTCCTCGTCTGTATGCAGCCAGATTACACGACCATCGCCGATGCGCTGCAAGATTCGCTCATTCATTTTGAAGCTGCCGTCGCTTTGCCGTTGAAGCAGCACCGGGCGCACGCCGAAGTTGACCCAAAGGCTTCCGTCCGGCGCTGTCGCTAGGGTGTATTCTTCAGGAGAACCGCCCGTCGGAACCGCACCAAAGAGTTTAGATTCCACGAACCGTCCGGTTGCGGCGTCGAACTCGCGGACGCCGTTGCGAGAAGCAAAAATGACGCGCCCGGCTGCTCCATGCACACTGACGCCGCCATCTGTCGGCAGCCCATCGGCCTTGCCGAAGCGCTTCACTTCCGGGTTCAACAAGGAATCGCCCTGCAAGCGCACGCGCACCACGCCCTGAGATTCCGTGCCCAGCCACAACAATCCCGGTTCCGGCTCTACGATAGATCGGACTATCGGCATTTTTGCCACCAGCCCCTCATCTACCCAGCGCCCCGCAACGTCCCATCGAAAGGACGCCAGTCCTTCGCCAGTGGCGAGCCAGATGCGATTGGCATTCTGCCGAGCATGGGCCATTGCATAGGAACCAGCATCAATAGCTTCATTGTGAAGAAATGGTGTCGCGGTATTCCCCGTTATCTGCAAGATGCCATCACGACTGCCTGAGGCAAGCAGCCTGTCGCCATGCACCAGCAAGCCAAACGTCGCTTGCGACTCAGAACCCGGCACAGGCCGGAACATACCGGTCGCGGAGTCCAGACGGCCAATGCCGGATGTGGTTGCTGCGTACAAATCGCCGCGATACCGAACGAGGTCATTGATGAATGCCGACATGCCCGCCACCGCGCCAAATTCGGTCAGCGGAGACGCGACCTCGACTTTCGCTATCCCGTTCTGCAACCCCAGCCAGAGCGTACCCACCCGGTCAATAAAGACACCCAGTACGCCGTCAGATGGAAGGACTGCGACACGATCCAGATAGCGTCGGGTCTTGCCGTTGTGTTCCAGAATCAGAAAACCGCCCGTGAGTGTGCCTAAGCCCAAAGCGCCATCACTAAGAATCGCACCTCGGTAAAGTTTCTGCTTGAGCAATAGCGGCGCGGCTTCCGTCACAAAGGGCGTGAGAACGGGGCGGCTGCCGCTATCGTCCAACAAGAAGAGTTGGCCACTGCGCAGCCCCAATAAACTTTGTTGTGCGTTCTGAGCGCCAGCCTCTTCATGCGGCAGCATCACTCTGATTGCACTATCGCCGGTTTGCTCTTTCAGTTCGGGCAGTGGCAGCGGCTTCAGTGTATCGCCCGCCAACTGCTGTAACCCCTCCCCAATCGCGGTGACATAGAGCTTTCCGAACATGTAAAACGCCCGGATAAAGCCTGTCGCAGGTTTCCAACTTTTGACGCGCCATCCTTGCCCGTCCGGTGTCAGCCGGAAGAGACGCTCGCGCGCCAGGAAGTAAACGCCTTCCGGTGTCGTCTGAACCGCTTGCACATCCTGAAAAGCACGATCTGCCTGCGGCACGAACTCCAACAGCGAAACGAACTTCATCGCGCCAGTCTTGTCCGGTTGCAGATAGCCGAAATCCCCTGTTTCGCCTACGAAAATGCGCCCGTCCGATCCCTTGTCCAGCGCACGAACAATAGCGCTGTGCGGTGTCGCTATAGTGCGCCAGGACGTTCCATCGTATTCCAGGACTCCGTTGCCGCTACCGGCGTAGAGAATCCCCCGGTCATCTTGCGCGAACGACCAGATTTGCGGGGTTCCGCGATAATCCTGCGGGCTGAACCAGGTGACGAAGGGCAAGCCCGTCTCGGCGCGTTGGCGGTCGGGCGGAACGGTGGGTTTTTGTCCCTGCCCCTCTGGCGGAAATGCCAGCAACAGGCCAAGCAAGAAGGCGATGGTTAAGGTTGTGTGTTTCATCGTTTTCATCCAGATCATTATTCGCGCACCGTGTGGGGCAGGATTTAATCCTGCCCTACATCTCAACCGTGTGGGGCAGGATTAAATCCTGCCCCACAGCCCTACAGCCCTACAGCCCTACAGCCCTACAGGTCTGCGCGCCGCCAGCTCCAGGGCCACGCCTGCCATTCTTTCACCAGTCCCGCTTTGACGGGGTTATTAAGAACGTAACGAATCGTGCGCTGCCATTCTTCGTGGTTGCGACTGTAACGGTCATAACTTTCTTCCTGCCAAAATGCGCCCGTGCGTCCGAGCAAAAGATTGGCTTCGCGGGCGGAATACCGTTTGATCGAATGCATGATCGAAGCCAGCGAATGAAACGTGACGGCGACAAATTGCCGTTGCCCGTCTTCATCTGTTGTCAGATAGCCCGGCTTGCGGTCACGATCTTCCACCAGTTTGTGGTTCAAACATGCGGTCTTTCCGGCTTCCGTATCAGGCAGCGGCATGAGTACGGTGTGTACGTGATTCGACATCACACAGTAAGCGTCGAGCCGGTAACGTTCGCCATCCAGATGGTGAAAGGCTCCTTTGACGAGCGCGGCAATACGGTCATCTTTGAGCCAATGCGGGCCTTCGCTGGTGTTGTGCAAATAGTCTTCGAATCTTTGAAACCAGCGCTGCTCACGCGCCAACGCCTGCTCATCTTCGCTGGCTTCTGCCAGGTCTTCATAGATCGAATCCAATTCTTCACGCAGTGTCAGCCAGACTTCGTGCGGAATCGAATCGGCCAACCGGAACGTGAGAAAGAACGTGGCGCCAGGCGGTTGAAGGTGCGGCAGGCGGCGGCGGTATTGTTGTTTGTACTTCAACGTATTCATACGTTTTCCGCGCGATGTGGGGCAGGATTCAATCCTGCCCCACATATCATTCCGGTTCATAAGTCTTCCGCGCGGTGTAGGGCAGGATTTAATCCTGCCCTACACCTCTACTGATACCGCACGCCCAGCACCGTCATATCATCCGAAGCCGGAGCGCCTTCGGCGAACGCGGTCGCTGCTTGCGTCACCGCCTGCACCAATTCCTCGACGCTCAAGGACGAACTGCGTTCACTGAGCAATCGCACCAGCCGCTCTTCGCCGTATTCTTCCTGTCGCGGATTCATCGCTTCGGTGATGCCGTCGGTGAACAGCAACAGCGTGTCGCCCGCCGCAAGCTGCACCGTCGCCGTGTCGTACTTGACCGTCCTGAGCATCCCCAACGGCAATCCGCTCGCGGCGTTCAGCGTTTGCACCTGATCGCCCCGCACCAGATACGGCGGATTGTGTCCGGCGCGGCTGTATTCCAATTGTCCGGTCGCCAGATCGAGGATGCCGTAAAAACAGGTGACGAAGTGCGATGTAGCGCGACGCTCGCCGTACAGAAACTGATGGGCTTCGTGCAAGCATTCGCGCGGCGACAAGCCTTTGCTCGCCGCTACGCGCAACACCGTGCGGCTGACGGCCATAAACAGCGCCGCCGCGATGCCCTTGCCCGACACATCGCCGATGGTGAACGCCAGCCGCTGGTCATCAAGCAGGAAGCAATCAAACAAATCGCCGCCGACCTCTGCCGCTGGAATCATCGCGCCATAGACCGACAGGCGTTCGTGGTTTGGGAAGACATGCGGGACGAGCGCAGACTGAATGCTGCGCGCCAGTTCCAGTTCGCGTCCAAGGCCGAGCAGGCGGTCACGATCCTGCGCCGCCTGTTTGCGTTCGACGGCTTCGGCAATGGCGCGGTCGAGCGTGATTTCCAAATCCTGAAAATCAATCGGCTTGGTGATGAAATCAAACGCGCCGCGATTGAGCGCCGTGCGGATGTTCGGCATATCGCCATACGCCGAAACAATCACGGAACGCAGCAGCGGATGCGCTTCACGCAAGCGCGACAGCAGCGTCAGCCCATCCATCACGGGCATATTGATGTCGGTGAGCACGACGTCAACCAGATGGTCGGCTTGTAATATGGCGAGCGCCTCTGCGCCGTTGCTGGCGAATTGAAAGGTGAGCAAATCCGCGCGAATGCGTTTGCGGAAGCGTTGCGTGATGAGAATTTCGAGGTCGGGTTCGTCGTCTACGACAAGGATTTTGTGTGGCATGTTGTGTCCAAGTTCCCATTCCGTACTGCTGAATTGTTGGCGCGCCACCAAGCGGGCCGTGTTGGCCTTCCTGGTTTTGGGGATAGTACAACAGCCGCGAATGTGCTCAATAGCAGCCGCCGCGAAACCGCGAATAATGTTCGCTCCGGCGTTGTCACTGATTTTTTTTCAGCACCGGGAAGAATCCAACGCCCTGTGCCGTCTAAACGTTTGTGAGCAGTTGCAGGCGGGCAGACAACGCGCCTCGTCAAAACAGCGGAGTGAGTACAGAATTGCGTGGAGCTAGTCGTTGAACAATTGAGCATGGAGAAACGCGCCGCGATGAGTGAGCAACACAGCAGGGCCAGCGAGCAATGCCTGATCGCCGCCTGCCAGACGGGCGACCGCGAGGCGTTCCGCCAATTGTTCGAGGCCTATCAAGAGCGCGTCTGGGCCATTGCCATTCATTACACCGGCGAAGAACAGGCGGCGCGCGACATCACGCAGCAGGTCTTTTTGAAACTCTTCGCCGCGCTCAACCAGTTCCGCCATGAGGCCAATTTCACGACCTGGCTGTACCGGCTGGTCGCCAACGTTTGCCTGGATGAACAGCGCAAACAGCGGCGTTTTCTCTCATTCGATTTTTGGCGGCGCGCTGATGATGACGAAGAGTTGAATCCCGCCGATTGGCAACAAGCGCGGCAGTTTCAGGATGGGTTGCAGGAGCAGCGCTGCACGCAAGTGGAAATGGCGGCGGCGGTGCGGGCGGCGATCAAAGAGTTGAGTCCGCCGCTGCGCATCGCCATTTTGCTGAAGTATTTTGAAGATATGTCATACGAAGAAATGGCGCGCGCGCTCGACTGTTCGCCGGGCACGGTAGCGTCGCGTTTGAATCGGGGGCACAAGGCGTTGGCCGCGCGGCTGGCGCATTTGCGGCAATGAACGATGTTTAGCAAGCACGTCGGTAAAAAACTTTCGGCCTATCACCACGGCGAACTCGTGGCGGCTAAGCGGCAACGCATCGCGGCGCATTTGGCCCTGTGCGCGCGCTGTCAGGCCGAATACGAGCAAGTCGCGTTCGGCG
It encodes the following:
- a CDS encoding GAF domain-containing protein, producing MKHTTLTIAFLLGLLLAFPPEGQGQKPTVPPDRQRAETGLPFVTWFSPQDYRGTPQIWSFAQDDRGILYAGSGNGVLEYDGTSWRTIATPHSAIVRALDKGSDGRIFVGETGDFGYLQPDKTGAMKFVSLLEFVPQADRAFQDVQAVQTTPEGVYFLARERLFRLTPDGQGWRVKSWKPATGFIRAFYMFGKLYVTAIGEGLQQLAGDTLKPLPLPELKEQTGDSAIRVMLPHEEAGAQNAQQSLLGLRSGQLFLLDDSGSRPVLTPFVTEAAPLLLKQKLYRGAILSDGALGLGTLTGGFLILEHNGKTRRYLDRVAVLPSDGVLGVFIDRVGTLWLGLQNGIAKVEVASPLTEFGAVAGMSAFINDLVRYRGDLYAATTSGIGRLDSATGMFRPVPGSESQATFGLLVHGDRLLASGSRDGILQITGNTATPFLHNEAIDAGSYAMAHARQNANRIWLATGEGLASFRWDVAGRWVDEGLVAKMPIVRSIVEPEPGLLWLGTESQGVVRVRLQGDSLLNPEVKRFGKADGLPTDGGVSVHGAAGRVIFASRNGVREFDAATGRFVESKLFGAVPTGGSPEEYTLATAPDGSLWVNFGVRPVLLQRQSDGSFKMNERILQRIGDGRVIWLHTDEDGVLWLGGQDRVYRYDPAQVRNSNEGFPVLVRRVTAGEQAKTLLYAGGGGNAAAQGVSPVAYGENSLRFEYAAASLEDPTRNQFQTMLEGFDRDWSAWTLETRRDYTNLPPGSYRFRVKALNALGQAGTEAEYRLTILPPWYRTWWAYCAYALALAGLGYAVTRLIRRRVVAREREKSALREAQLRAETAAAQAKTLQAENERNKNVELLSEIGKDLTSSLDLDTIFLRLYEHVNQLVDATIFGVGLYHPERHEIDYRLAMESGKRYAPYTRDTHDRNQFPVWCLEHRQPVFINDVATEYSKYLTHYEEPRRNLEGGGISTAPASMMYLPLMMKDRVLGVITVQSFKPNAYTNYHLDLLENLAAYTSIALDNADAYHHLKATQDQLVVQEKLASLGALTAGIAHEIKNPLNFVNNFADLSVELMDELREDINKHKAAIPEKDFENIEDLLDDLTGNAKKINEHGKRADGIVRSMLLHSRGQAGERQATDINAMLDEYVNLTYHGMRAQDSSFNVTIERALASDAGTVEAIPQDLSRVFLNLLNNACYAVNDKAKKNGAGFVPKLRVSTVNLGDAVEIRIRDNGMGIPPEVREKIFNPFFTTKPTGQGTGLGLSISHDIVVQQHNGQLEVETEPGEFTEFIVRLPRNGRNAQ
- a CDS encoding amidohydrolase — translated: MRITALFLLITLTAFAAFTHGTAQQPEKPEPAELVLKNGVVYTVNDAQPKAEAVAIRYGHIVFIGSTADVKKFEAKTTRVVDLKGKAVYPGFADAHYHFSGVGFREMNLNLEGTTSLADFLAKVKARVDKAKPGEWVTGRGWIETFWQPQAFPTRQDLDKIAPNNPVVLTRADGHGSVVNSAALKLANIDKTTASPFGGEIMKDKQTGEPNGMLLDRAQGLVQRLIPGPTKEDNERALILADQRSLALGWTQVHDAGVGYDQVEMAKRLYGEGKLKIRLYEAIRGPSADAQRLLKEGPQLGLYDQRLTVRTIKISIDGALGSKGAALLENYADHDTNGFLTQKEEQVMPLLREALKKGIQVEVHAIGDRANRTILDWYERAFNEVAPIERTTRDDPRWRIEHAQIVHPDDIPRFAKLKIIPSMQPSHAIGDLHFAPARLGMERLKGAYAWQTFLKQGNVIAGGSDAPVERGEPMIEFYAAVARKDAKGFSGAGWHPEEKVTREQALKMFTLWAAFAAFEEKSRGTIEIGKLADLTVLSADIMTIPESEILKTRCALTVVNGEVVFEEGAKPKK
- a CDS encoding SpoIIE family protein phosphatase, which translates into the protein MPHKILVVDDEPDLEILITQRFRKRIRADLLTFQFASNGAEALAILQADHLVDVVLTDINMPVMDGLTLLSRLREAHPLLRSVIVSAYGDMPNIRTALNRGAFDFITKPIDFQDLEITLDRAIAEAVERKQAAQDRDRLLGLGRELELARSIQSALVPHVFPNHERLSVYGAMIPAAEVGGDLFDCFLLDDQRLAFTIGDVSGKGIAAALFMAVSRTVLRVAASKGLSPRECLHEAHQFLYGERRATSHFVTCFYGILDLATGQLEYSRAGHNPPYLVRGDQVQTLNAASGLPLGMLRTVKYDTATVQLAAGDTLLLFTDGITEAMNPRQEEYGEERLVRLLSERSSSLSVEELVQAVTQAATAFAEGAPASDDMTVLGVRYQ
- a CDS encoding response regulator; amino-acid sequence: MKVMVVDDEADVRLLFEQRFRREVRAGQIAFYFALSAEEALALLEQVVGDVSLILSDINMPGMNGLDLLKAIKAKHQHLRVFMITAYGSAEYQQRAVAYGCDDYFTKPLDFGMLRAKMLA
- a CDS encoding sigma-70 family RNA polymerase sigma factor: MSEQHSRASEQCLIAACQTGDREAFRQLFEAYQERVWAIAIHYTGEEQAARDITQQVFLKLFAALNQFRHEANFTTWLYRLVANVCLDEQRKQRRFLSFDFWRRADDDEELNPADWQQARQFQDGLQEQRCTQVEMAAAVRAAIKELSPPLRIAILLKYFEDMSYEEMARALDCSPGTVASRLNRGHKALAARLAHLRQ